In Funiculus sociatus GB2-C1, one DNA window encodes the following:
- a CDS encoding winged helix-turn-helix domain-containing protein, translated as MLSLDLPKSASSPELGRTSKVLVVEDEDLIREMLVLALEEEGYEVVTAADGRNALNFLQSEYPASIDFPFDLVILDLMLPQVNGLDLCRLLRYQGNPVPILILSAKASETDRVLGLEVGADDYLTKPFSMRELVARCRALLRRQRLGNLPQAPVLQFKDVTLYPQECRVVVRGEEVNLSPKEFRLLDLFMSYPRRVWSREHLIDQVWGPDFVGDSKTVDVHIRWLREKLERDPSHPEYIITIRGFGYRFG; from the coding sequence ATGCTTTCTCTAGACCTACCGAAGAGTGCTTCTAGTCCAGAACTAGGGCGAACCAGTAAAGTTCTGGTTGTTGAAGATGAGGATCTCATCCGAGAAATGTTAGTTTTGGCTCTAGAAGAAGAAGGCTACGAGGTAGTCACAGCCGCCGACGGACGTAACGCTTTAAACTTTCTTCAGAGTGAATACCCGGCTAGTATAGACTTCCCGTTTGATTTGGTGATTCTCGATTTAATGCTCCCGCAAGTCAATGGGCTGGATTTATGCCGTTTGTTGCGTTATCAAGGCAACCCAGTACCGATTCTGATTCTCAGTGCCAAAGCTAGCGAAACTGACCGCGTTTTAGGCTTAGAAGTAGGAGCCGATGACTACCTAACCAAGCCCTTCAGTATGCGCGAATTGGTAGCGCGGTGTCGTGCCTTGTTGCGCCGCCAACGCCTGGGCAATTTGCCCCAAGCCCCAGTGCTGCAATTTAAGGATGTTACACTTTATCCTCAAGAGTGCCGCGTAGTTGTTCGGGGAGAGGAGGTTAACCTTTCGCCAAAGGAGTTTCGACTGCTGGACTTATTCATGAGTTATCCTCGCCGAGTTTGGTCGCGTGAGCATTTGATCGATCAGGTGTGGGGCCCCGATTTTGTTGGCGATAGTAAAACAGTTGATGTTCATATTCGCTGGTTGCGAGAAAAATTAGAACGCGACCCCAGCCACCCAGAATACATCATTACAATACGCGGCTTTGGCTATCGCTTTGGCTGA
- a CDS encoding iron uptake porin, whose amino-acid sequence MFNFVWNALKLGPALLGASLLIATSTLAAQKPAAENAIAPMAPGAESEAADTQETIVQSSEAAQEQLKEIAIAPAQETQQPQIEQLAAQPNINIAPVAETPVAENASPAPVVAESTTVAQTPVNSAPAAQNTEVLEQINRYSGETGSSDSMDQVTNISQLRDVQPTDWAYEALRSLVERYGCIAGYPDGTYRGNRALSRFEFAAGLNACLLQIEKLIAASTADFVTKEDLATLQRLIDEFGAELATLRTRVDNLEARTKFLEENQFSTTTKLAGEVIFAIADAFGEDRAVASGQPNSNQDIEANTILANRVRLNFDTSFTGRDRLRTRLEAANIPSFGSALTGTNMTRLGFEGTGPVNTDNDVAVDELYYRFPVGQRLTVQLDAVRGEFNDTVIPTVNPYFESSGSGSISRFGRFNPIYRSGNPTGAGGGGGASFNYSISKALSLSGGYFARRSNDPGEGRGLFDGTYAALGQLTFQPSNAFSLGLTYVHGYYSGSNNDVSVSAGTGSSFANTPFGSGVATTSNSYGLEANLRLSPRFSLGGWVGYTNAVAETSPAGPATRGSNADIFNAAVNVAFPDLGKRGNLLGFVFGIPPKVTENEVTGREDNDTSYHLEGFYRLRVTPNIAITPGLIVILNPEHNDNNDSIYVGTIRTTFTF is encoded by the coding sequence ATGTTTAATTTTGTCTGGAATGCTCTAAAACTGGGGCCAGCCTTATTGGGTGCATCTTTATTAATTGCAACTAGCACCCTCGCCGCCCAGAAACCTGCCGCCGAAAACGCGATCGCTCCAATGGCACCAGGTGCCGAGAGTGAAGCAGCTGATACACAAGAAACGATTGTTCAGTCGAGCGAAGCGGCTCAGGAACAGTTAAAGGAAATCGCGATCGCGCCCGCCCAAGAAACTCAGCAGCCCCAAATTGAGCAACTAGCTGCCCAACCAAATATCAACATTGCTCCGGTAGCTGAGACACCAGTAGCCGAAAACGCAAGTCCGGCGCCAGTTGTGGCAGAAAGCACAACCGTGGCACAAACACCCGTAAATAGCGCTCCAGCAGCTCAAAACACAGAAGTTTTAGAACAAATCAACCGCTACAGCGGTGAAACTGGTTCCTCTGATTCGATGGATCAAGTAACCAACATTTCCCAGCTGCGGGACGTGCAACCGACTGACTGGGCTTATGAAGCACTGCGAAGCTTAGTTGAACGTTACGGTTGTATTGCAGGTTATCCCGATGGCACCTATCGTGGCAATCGCGCTCTTTCGCGGTTTGAATTTGCCGCCGGATTAAACGCTTGTTTGCTGCAAATTGAAAAATTGATTGCCGCTTCCACCGCAGATTTCGTCACCAAAGAAGATTTGGCAACACTTCAGCGGTTGATTGATGAATTTGGGGCAGAACTGGCAACCCTGCGGACGCGGGTAGACAACCTGGAAGCTCGCACCAAATTCCTAGAAGAAAATCAGTTTTCTACCACTACCAAACTGGCTGGTGAAGTTATCTTCGCAATTGCTGATGCCTTTGGCGAAGACAGAGCTGTGGCTTCTGGTCAGCCTAATTCAAATCAGGACATAGAAGCAAATACCATTTTAGCCAACCGGGTACGTCTGAACTTTGACACCAGCTTCACTGGACGCGATCGCCTGAGAACTCGCTTGGAAGCTGCCAACATCCCCTCGTTTGGTTCGGCTCTAACTGGCACCAACATGACCCGCTTGGGATTTGAGGGAACAGGTCCGGTCAACACTGATAACGACGTTGCCGTTGACGAACTTTACTATCGCTTCCCCGTCGGTCAAAGACTAACTGTTCAACTTGATGCCGTCAGGGGTGAGTTCAACGACACGGTTATCCCCACTGTCAACCCCTACTTTGAAAGCAGCGGCAGTGGCTCCATCTCCCGCTTCGGTCGTTTTAACCCCATCTATCGGTCTGGGAACCCAACTGGCGCAGGTGGCGGCGGTGGCGCATCCTTCAACTACAGCATTAGCAAAGCCTTGTCCTTGTCTGGAGGTTACTTTGCTCGACGTTCCAACGACCCAGGCGAAGGTCGCGGTCTATTTGACGGTACATATGCTGCTCTGGGTCAGTTGACCTTTCAGCCTAGTAATGCCTTCTCCTTAGGTCTAACTTATGTCCACGGCTACTATTCTGGCAGTAATAACGATGTAAGCGTCTCAGCAGGTACAGGCAGTAGCTTTGCTAATACGCCTTTCGGTAGTGGAGTTGCTACTACATCCAATTCCTACGGTTTGGAAGCTAACCTGCGCCTCAGTCCTCGCTTCTCCCTTGGCGGTTGGGTAGGTTATACGAACGCTGTTGCTGAAACCAGTCCCGCAGGTCCGGCAACGCGAGGATCTAATGCAGACATTTTTAACGCTGCTGTGAACGTGGCTTTCCCAGACTTGGGTAAACGAGGCAACCTGCTGGGTTTTGTCTTCGGTATACCACCTAAAGTTACCGAGAACGAGGTGACTGGTCGTGAAGATAACG
- a CDS encoding PhoX family protein, whose protein sequence is MKLRRRDFLLFLGGSVGVVTLGSLKSCGKNFPFLAEFNQGVKKLGFKPVKGTMPLATNNLELTKQIADYTTYEVVDDLVLPEGFTYDVVAAWGDKVGDSRFGYNNDYLSFVETGKDEGYLTVNFEYISAIPWLETYQQVIGKPLPLSQVQAALQEAGKDGINAYALPDNNPTKAQIREIVKEALIDQGMGVISIRKDANGKWVRTNSPSDRRISGISGLEDGRYLKVTGPAAAVFRKKQGMGYVDGLGDRIIGTFGNCAGGTTPWGTVLSGEENFQVQVPEPVYADGTAFAPKERTVTIDDEEVSGQGNVFGLAGNKYGWIVEVDPANPKDYGTKHTWLGRYRHEAVGVRVETLKPLAFYSGCDRRGGHIYKFVSKDVVNNPQDKANSQLLKQGMLYAAKFNPDGSGRWIPLSPNTPIDPDLPSNVAGEIIPLPQRKGGGDKGEKALSSKSPAPSPSGGYFKADKDELSTSFKQLFKTLNDLYTGNPEEKQGAILIDAHYAANAVGATCTARPEDTEIAPDGSLYISFTSGSPGGDGGPDKRIFKGPKGEIPYEYGWVMHLIEDGNEPGAKSFRWQMLATGGEPALGGMGFSNPDNLLIAPDGNVWMVTDMSTSKHNKAVTSRVDAEGKPLEETSLQGIFGNNSIWFIPTTGENAGKAYLFGMGPMECETTGPFFTRDQQTLFLAVQHPGEANGIRKNQATETRQFAMKTLDGQDFIQNRAVPIGSNWPGKNANDPPKPAVVAVRRSDSQPIT, encoded by the coding sequence ATGAAGCTCAGGCGCAGAGATTTCTTGCTTTTCTTGGGAGGGAGTGTCGGTGTCGTCACCTTGGGGTCTCTCAAATCTTGTGGAAAAAATTTCCCGTTTTTAGCAGAATTTAACCAAGGAGTAAAGAAACTAGGTTTCAAACCAGTTAAGGGAACAATGCCCTTGGCAACTAATAACCTGGAATTAACCAAGCAAATCGCAGATTACACGACGTATGAAGTGGTAGATGACTTGGTGTTGCCGGAAGGCTTTACTTATGATGTTGTTGCTGCTTGGGGCGACAAAGTAGGGGATTCTCGCTTTGGCTATAATAACGACTATTTATCTTTCGTCGAGACTGGCAAAGATGAAGGGTATCTCACTGTCAATTTTGAGTACATTAGTGCGATTCCCTGGTTGGAAACTTATCAGCAGGTAATTGGTAAGCCTCTACCTTTGTCCCAGGTGCAGGCGGCGCTTCAAGAAGCTGGGAAGGATGGAATTAATGCTTATGCTTTGCCAGATAATAACCCGACAAAGGCACAAATTAGAGAAATTGTCAAGGAAGCTCTGATAGACCAGGGAATGGGTGTAATTTCCATTCGCAAAGATGCTAACGGGAAATGGGTGCGGACAAATTCTCCATCTGACCGACGGATTAGTGGGATTTCTGGTTTAGAAGATGGTCGGTATCTGAAAGTCACCGGGCCTGCGGCGGCTGTGTTTCGCAAAAAGCAGGGGATGGGCTATGTAGATGGATTAGGCGATCGCATAATTGGCACCTTTGGCAACTGTGCTGGCGGAACAACGCCTTGGGGTACAGTGCTGAGTGGGGAAGAAAATTTTCAGGTGCAGGTGCCGGAACCAGTGTATGCCGATGGTACAGCTTTCGCGCCAAAAGAGCGCACCGTGACTATTGACGACGAGGAAGTGTCTGGTCAGGGTAATGTATTTGGATTAGCTGGGAACAAATATGGCTGGATTGTGGAAGTAGATCCAGCAAATCCCAAAGATTACGGTACGAAACACACTTGGTTAGGACGCTATCGCCATGAAGCTGTGGGAGTGCGAGTTGAGACCCTTAAACCACTGGCATTTTATTCAGGATGCGATCGCCGTGGCGGACATATCTACAAATTCGTCAGCAAAGACGTTGTTAACAATCCCCAAGACAAAGCCAATTCCCAGCTACTAAAACAGGGAATGCTTTACGCCGCTAAATTTAACCCAGACGGTTCAGGGCGTTGGATTCCCCTTTCCCCAAACACCCCAATCGATCCAGATTTGCCTAGCAATGTCGCTGGGGAGATAATTCCCTTACCCCAAAGAAAAGGAGGGGGAGACAAGGGAGAAAAAGCGTTATCCTCTAAGTCCCCAGCCCCCAGCCCCTCTGGTGGCTACTTCAAAGCTGATAAAGATGAACTCAGCACCAGTTTCAAACAGCTGTTCAAGACGCTAAATGACCTTTACACTGGCAACCCAGAAGAGAAACAAGGGGCAATTCTAATTGATGCCCATTATGCCGCCAATGCTGTTGGGGCAACCTGTACCGCCCGCCCAGAAGACACAGAAATTGCGCCGGATGGTTCGCTTTACATCTCCTTTACCTCCGGTTCCCCCGGCGGCGACGGCGGGCCAGACAAGCGCATCTTCAAGGGGCCAAAGGGAGAAATACCTTATGAGTATGGCTGGGTTATGCACCTAATTGAAGATGGCAATGAACCAGGGGCGAAAAGCTTCCGCTGGCAGATGTTAGCCACAGGAGGCGAACCTGCTCTTGGAGGAATGGGTTTTTCCAATCCAGACAACCTCTTAATTGCCCCAGATGGTAATGTTTGGATGGTTACAGATATGTCCACCTCCAAACACAACAAAGCCGTTACCAGCCGCGTCGATGCTGAGGGTAAGCCGCTTGAAGAAACTAGCTTACAAGGGATATTTGGCAACAACTCCATTTGGTTTATTCCCACCACTGGAGAGAATGCAGGTAAGGCGTACTTGTTCGGGATGGGGCCAATGGAGTGCGAAACGACTGGGCCATTTTTTACCCGCGACCAGCAGACATTGTTTCTCGCGGTGCAACACCCAGGCGAAGCCAATGGCATTCGCAAAAACCAGGCTACAGAAACTCGTCAATTTGCCATGAAAACTTTAGATGGTCAAGATTTCATCCAAAATCGGGCAGTGCCAATAGGCTCTAACTGGCCTGGGAAAAATGCCAATGACCCGCCCAAGCCTGCGGTGGTTGCCGTTCGTCGCTCGGATTCTCAACCGATTACCTAA
- a CDS encoding serine hydrolase, producing MRPKPRLGWDEIDEEIAELEAELDHTYQVIENLRLQNVQLKKQIDYLKKREKQQQEKLKRKRVPPPSSPNRKPKPRQASGKTPKRRVSKRRVKLSCLQFILLAIAVATIFTTLGLFVTRLIIQRPTRPSVEPSPTVPQTLYIPPSPPIFSDLPQAASQPVPSRLPGRENSEVVYNLTSPPNFQQSARLQAIVDEIVRLVAVRNFPKKPLSITLIDVKRQEIAGYKQNQLRYPASVIKMFWMTLAYAQIENSIWENESDFNIYISKMIHDSDNQAASFILDSITNTESGSKQSEAEFQAWLNKRQQVNRFFQAAGYENININQKTYPVYYLKLPEPKGIDLQMRGDPQNPIRNQITTDHAARLIYEICVTGEAVSRAASEKMCGWLIRDLRPEVWKKQWQAPGDFNPIRGFFGESLTKADVKFASKAGWTSNSRQEVAFVATKDGETAYVLAVFGNDDAYANDGKIFPRISRLVFKRMRATN from the coding sequence GTGCGTCCAAAACCGCGACTAGGATGGGATGAGATTGACGAAGAGATTGCCGAACTGGAGGCAGAACTTGACCATACTTATCAAGTAATTGAAAATTTACGGTTGCAGAATGTACAGCTAAAAAAACAAATTGATTACTTAAAAAAGCGCGAAAAGCAACAACAGGAGAAGCTTAAAAGAAAGCGAGTTCCGCCGCCAAGTTCGCCCAACCGAAAGCCTAAACCAAGACAAGCTTCAGGTAAAACTCCTAAGAGGCGCGTATCTAAACGCCGCGTTAAACTTTCTTGTCTGCAATTTATCCTACTAGCGATCGCAGTTGCTACAATCTTCACAACTCTAGGATTATTTGTCACTCGCCTAATAATTCAGCGTCCGACAAGGCCATCTGTCGAACCATCCCCAACTGTACCGCAAACACTATATATACCTCCTTCCCCACCGATATTTTCAGACTTACCTCAAGCAGCCTCACAACCAGTTCCCTCACGTTTACCAGGACGAGAAAATTCCGAAGTTGTCTATAACCTTACGTCCCCACCGAACTTTCAGCAAAGCGCCCGATTGCAAGCAATTGTTGATGAAATTGTGAGGCTTGTTGCTGTTAGAAATTTTCCCAAGAAACCTTTATCTATTACCTTAATAGATGTAAAACGTCAAGAGATTGCTGGATATAAACAAAATCAATTGCGATATCCTGCCAGCGTAATTAAAATGTTTTGGATGACGCTTGCTTATGCTCAAATAGAAAACAGTATTTGGGAAAATGAGTCCGATTTTAATATATATATTTCTAAAATGATTCATGATTCTGATAACCAAGCGGCTAGTTTCATTCTAGACAGTATAACCAACACCGAATCTGGTTCAAAACAATCAGAGGCAGAATTTCAAGCTTGGCTAAATAAACGCCAACAAGTTAACAGATTTTTTCAAGCGGCAGGCTATGAAAATATTAACATCAACCAAAAGACTTATCCTGTTTATTACCTAAAACTTCCAGAACCGAAAGGTATCGATTTGCAGATGCGAGGCGACCCGCAAAATCCTATCCGCAATCAAATAACAACAGACCACGCCGCCAGACTTATTTACGAAATTTGTGTGACTGGAGAGGCTGTTTCACGAGCAGCAAGTGAAAAAATGTGCGGATGGCTAATACGAGATTTGCGTCCGGAAGTTTGGAAAAAACAGTGGCAAGCTCCTGGTGATTTTAACCCTATACGAGGTTTTTTTGGCGAGTCTTTAACTAAGGCTGATGTAAAGTTCGCTTCCAAAGCTGGCTGGACTTCCAATTCACGGCAAGAGGTAGCTTTTGTGGCAACGAAAGATGGCGAAACAGCTTATGTTCTGGCTGTTTTTGGTAACGATGACGCTTATGCTAATGATGGGAAAATTTTTCCTAGAATTTCTCGTTTAGTTTTTAAACGAATGAGAGCTACTAATTAA
- the phoU gene encoding phosphate signaling complex protein PhoU — protein sequence MQFERKTRSLARDVLRMGALVENSFRLAHQALFSRNLEAAREIPLLDKEIDRFYRQIELDCSTLMTLESPVAQDLRQLSAYMQLVRDLERIGDYAKDLGEIAIKLFPYPPHSCLPEIEAMAHHAQAMLASSLVALADLDAAAGKAIKQQDDAVDTAYETVYQTLAFQRDIKGVIEPILLMVLVIRHLERMADHATNIGQRVAYIVTGTRS from the coding sequence ATCCAATTCGAGCGAAAAACCAGGAGCTTAGCAAGAGATGTTTTGCGGATGGGAGCCTTGGTAGAAAACTCCTTCCGTCTGGCGCACCAAGCCTTATTTTCTCGCAACCTGGAGGCTGCAAGGGAAATTCCCTTGCTAGATAAAGAAATTGACCGCTTTTATCGCCAAATCGAACTAGACTGTTCTACTCTTATGACTCTGGAATCCCCAGTAGCACAGGATTTGCGCCAGCTAAGTGCCTATATGCAACTGGTGCGCGATTTGGAACGAATTGGTGATTATGCCAAAGATTTAGGAGAGATTGCCATTAAACTCTTTCCTTATCCGCCTCATTCTTGTCTACCTGAGATTGAAGCTATGGCTCATCATGCCCAAGCCATGTTAGCGTCGAGTTTGGTGGCACTGGCAGATTTGGATGCCGCCGCTGGGAAAGCTATCAAGCAGCAGGACGATGCCGTAGATACCGCCTACGAAACCGTTTATCAGACCTTAGCCTTTCAGCGGGATATTAAAGGAGTGATTGAACCAATTCTGCTAATGGTGCTGGTGATTCGTCACCTAGAACGGATGGCAGATCATGCCACCAATATTGGGCAACGAGTCGCATATATTGTTACTGGTACTCGCTCTTGA
- a CDS encoding sensor histidine kinase, whose product MTLLAFILGLALGISFWLWRQKKLYRQLEQILRLLPSGAEGVSLPLLSLLRRGISLSNQHCLELETQLKIDQQILQVAPLGYLQVDEENRLIWCNEQARLLLQLHRWEPGQVRLLLELVRSYELDHLIEQTRHQQKPGEQEWVFHPDCADAAIIAEMRSLTLRASSWPLPNGQVGVFLENRQPLVELSQARDRWVSDLAHELRTPLTSIRLVIETLQKRLQQDKERQWVDRLLPEVNRLINLVQDWLELSQLEQDPSKHLSLKSVELHNLIYSAWETLEPLARQKQLTLKYIGPDTLYLKADSSRLTQVFLNLLDNSIKYSPDEGTIHIEVNLLPTEDAPNSVQIHIIDSGTGFPESDLPHIFERLYQGDPSRRRHHELSGTSEDLPVRVRTGSGLGLAIVRQIILAHGGLVKARNHPETGGAWLHIELPLS is encoded by the coding sequence ATGACCCTTCTGGCATTTATCCTGGGGCTAGCTTTAGGAATATCGTTTTGGCTCTGGCGGCAAAAGAAGCTCTACCGACAGTTGGAGCAAATTCTGCGGTTGCTGCCCTCAGGAGCAGAGGGGGTGTCCTTACCGCTACTGTCTCTACTGCGGCGAGGAATTTCCCTCTCTAACCAGCATTGTCTTGAGCTAGAAACCCAACTGAAAATCGATCAACAAATTCTGCAAGTTGCCCCTTTGGGATATCTTCAGGTTGATGAAGAAAACCGGCTGATTTGGTGTAACGAGCAAGCACGGCTGTTGTTACAGCTTCACCGATGGGAACCAGGACAGGTGCGCTTGCTGCTGGAGTTGGTACGTTCCTATGAACTCGACCATCTGATTGAGCAAACTCGTCATCAGCAAAAACCTGGCGAGCAAGAGTGGGTTTTTCATCCAGATTGCGCGGATGCGGCGATCATAGCTGAAATGCGTAGTCTCACCTTACGAGCATCCAGTTGGCCTTTACCAAACGGGCAAGTGGGAGTATTTCTGGAAAATCGGCAACCGCTGGTAGAACTTTCCCAAGCACGCGATCGCTGGGTAAGCGATCTCGCCCACGAACTCAGAACCCCCCTCACCTCCATTCGTTTAGTAATCGAAACCTTACAGAAACGCTTGCAGCAAGACAAAGAGCGTCAGTGGGTTGACCGCCTCCTACCAGAAGTTAATCGATTGATTAACCTAGTACAAGATTGGCTAGAACTGAGTCAGCTAGAGCAAGACCCCAGCAAACATCTTTCTCTCAAATCAGTAGAACTGCATAACTTAATTTATTCTGCCTGGGAAACCCTAGAGCCATTAGCGCGACAAAAGCAACTGACTTTGAAATATATTGGCCCCGATACCCTCTACCTAAAAGCCGACTCTTCCCGCCTCACCCAAGTTTTTCTCAACTTACTCGACAACAGCATTAAATACAGCCCCGACGAAGGCACCATCCACATTGAAGTAAATCTCCTTCCTACAGAGGATGCCCCCAACTCAGTGCAAATTCATATAATTGACTCTGGCACCGGGTTCCCAGAGTCCGATTTGCCCCATATTTTTGAGCGACTTTATCAAGGAGATCCCTCTAGGCGGCGACACCACGAGTTGTCTGGAACTTCGGAAGATTTGCCAGTGCGGGTAAGGACTGGCAGCGGTTTAGGTTTAGCGATCGTGCGTCAAATCATCTTGGCTCATGGCGGTTTGGTCAAAGCCAGAAATCATCCAGAAACAGGCGGCGCATGGCTACACATAGAATTGCCTTTGTCTTAA
- a CDS encoding creatininase family protein, with protein MLLHLSTWTEVEAYLVSSTGIILPIGSTEQHGPTGLIGTDAICAEAIARGVGESISAIVGPTINVGMALHHTAFPGTISLRPSTMIQVIQEYITCLAKAGFTKFFFINGHGGNIATLKAAFAETYAHLADLNLPNAHLVKCQVGNWFMCGSVYKLAKELYGDQEGSHATPSEVAVTQYVYPEAIKQAPLAAEVGSGYKIYGAADFRVRYPDGRMGSNPALATPEHGKQFYELAVKELSNGYLEFLNAE; from the coding sequence ATGCTGCTGCACTTAAGTACCTGGACTGAAGTAGAAGCTTATTTAGTCAGCTCTACCGGAATTATTTTACCGATTGGTTCGACAGAGCAACACGGGCCTACTGGGTTGATTGGGACGGATGCGATTTGTGCCGAAGCGATCGCTCGTGGTGTCGGAGAATCTATCAGCGCAATTGTTGGCCCTACCATCAATGTTGGTATGGCTTTGCACCACACAGCTTTTCCCGGTACGATTAGCTTGCGCCCCAGCACAATGATTCAGGTGATTCAAGAATATATTACTTGTTTAGCTAAAGCTGGTTTTACCAAGTTTTTCTTTATTAATGGTCATGGTGGCAATATTGCGACGCTGAAGGCTGCTTTCGCTGAGACTTATGCTCATTTAGCCGACTTAAATCTTCCCAATGCCCACTTAGTAAAGTGTCAAGTAGGTAACTGGTTCATGTGCGGATCGGTCTACAAACTGGCAAAAGAATTATACGGCGACCAAGAAGGCTCTCACGCTACGCCTAGTGAAGTTGCTGTAACTCAATATGTCTATCCAGAGGCGATTAAGCAAGCACCTCTTGCAGCGGAAGTTGGTTCTGGATACAAAATTTATGGTGCTGCTGACTTTCGAGTGCGTTATCCTGATGGGCGCATGGGTTCTAATCCCGCTTTGGCGACACCCGAACACGGCAAGCAGTTTTATGAATTAGCTGTGAAGGAACTCAGCAATGGGTATTTAGAATTTTTGAATGCGGAATAA